From a region of the Sminthopsis crassicaudata isolate SCR6 chromosome 6, ASM4859323v1, whole genome shotgun sequence genome:
- the C6H2orf81 gene encoding uncharacterized protein C2orf81 homolog isoform X1 has protein sequence MAHEGSRTGRDRGQARAKAEKVRPPTVPVPQIEIVPGRLNESEWITLMGIEEGEDVVGDVLAELLARVMDATFKVYLAQQCIPFTISQAREAMLQITEWRFLARDEGETDVAEDPTWGEDEEPKASTTDTWAQGSVPVLHAPSPPVPPGLEPSVQPEATEIGDQLTSRKKSWISVPEDQSVTLWGKPELKPTPGPPPTPEPSSQSPHHFVLPHPCADSAPNLSNYPSLDLSVWESSQFSFEIASPVSPHPSIDLSIWASPQVSLTSQAGHITTRSQSSQIPVHHTGGGDSSGQVEETVLPSPYYLSVPLPPFLASPSWNLPKLHSVPALSSLTPSLLPAASAKFMRLQKGRSYLASGLVYDKMGRIIAMDPLDPTHLPQHQIHPLAKVVVPEAEVHPLDSYKEQRKHVKYGNGFRFKLPGRHRPIPHFRGGFPFPSPGLPFPAPGIEFPLQSPLKRWSSIQWPYGLEGATDLLQMQPLHSEMGSGPSPRPELSLLPQYGPKVLEATSQLMWKPSLLLDTMKLKPHVSLWNPIKNTHRSGYPVPHMERDRFPGLLIKEPSEQQPIQTHALTPQVTVSQLLKGSSPRVRALPSQDTVSTSFTEES, from the exons ATGGCGCATGAAGGCTCG AGAACCGGCAGGGACCGAGGGCAGGCCCGGGCCAAGGCGGAGAAAGTTCGCCCCCCCACGGTGCCCGTGCCCCAGATAGAGATTGTGCCCGGCCGCCTGAACGAGTCGGAATGGATCACGCTTATGGGCATTGAGGAAGGGGAGGATGTGGTAGGAGATGTCTTGGCTGAGCTGCTGGCCCGAGTGATGGATGCTACCTTCAAGGTCTACCTGGCCCAGCAG TGCATCCCATTCACCATCAGCCAGGCCCGCGAGGCCATGTTGCAGATCACTGAATGGCGATTCCTTGCGAGGGATGAGGGTGAGACAGATGTGGCCGAAGACCCCACGTGGGGGGAGGATGAAGAGCCTAAGGCCAGCACCACAGACACCTGGGCTCAAGGCTCCGTGCCTGTGCTGCATGCACCTTCCCCTCCTGTTCCCCCAGGACTTGAACCCTCTGTCCAACCTGAG GCCACTGAGATTGGGGATCAGCTCACCTCAAGAAAGAAGAGTTGGATCTCAGTCCCTGAGGATCAGAGCGTCACTTTATGGGGGAAGCCTGAGTTAAAGCCTACCCCAGGTCCCCCCCCAACACCAGAACCCTCTTCACAAAGTCCCCATCACTTTGTTTTGCCCCACCCCTGTGCAGATTCAGCCCCTAACCTGAGCAATTATCCTTCTCTGGATCTTTCTGTATGGGAGAGTTCCcagttttcttttgaaatagCCAGCCCAGTGAGTCCACATCCTTCTATAGATCTGTCCATATGGGCAAGCCCTCAGGTGTCCCTAACTTCACAGGCTGGTCATATTACAACTCGTTCACAGAGTTCCCAGATCCCTGTACACCACACTGGAGGTGGAGACAGTTCAGGCCAAGTGGAAGAGACAGTTTTACCTTCCCCCTACTATCTATCAGTGCCTCTTCCACCATTTCTGGCTAGTCCTTCCTGGAACCTCCCAAAACTCCATTCGGTCCCAGCCCTCTCTTCACTAACTCCCTCTTTGCTCCCTGCTGCCTCTGCCAAGTTCATGCGCTTACAGAAGGGGCGGTCATACCTAGCATCAGGACTGGTGTATGACAAGATGGGACGGATCATAGCCATGGATCCACTGGATCCTACCCATTTGCCCCAGCACCAAATTCATCCATTGGCTAAAGTTGTAGTCCCTGAGGCAGAGGTCCACCCCCTAGACTCGTATAAGGAACAAAGGAAGCATGTAAAGTATGGGAACGGGTTCCGATTCAAGCTGCCTGGCCGCCACAGGCCCATACCTCACTTCCGTGGTGGTTTTCCTTTCCCCAGCCCAGGACTTCCCTTCCCAGCCCCTGGCATAGAGTTCCCCCTCCAGAGTCCTCTGAAGCGATGGTCTAGCATCCAGTGGCCTTATGGATTGGAGGGGGCAACAGATCTGTTGCAGATGCAGCCATTGCATTCAGAGATGGGGTCAGGACCAAGTCCAAGGCCTGAACTGAGTTTGCTTCCTCAATATGGTCCAAAAGTCCTTGAAGCCACCTCCCAGCTGATGTGGAAACCTTCCTTACTTCTGGACACAATGAAGCTGAAGCCCCACGTGAGCCTCTGGAATCCAATCAAAAATACGCATAGAAGTGGTTATCCTGTTCCCCACATGGAAAGAGACCGGTTCCCTGGCCTGCTGATTAAGGAACCTTCTGAGCAACAACCCATACAGACCCATGCGCTTACTCCTCAGGTCACTGTGTCTCAGCTGCTGAAGGGCTCCTCACCTAGAGTTCGGGCCCTTCCCTCTCAGGACACTGTCAGCACCAGCTTCACCGAGGAGTCCTGA
- the C6H2orf81 gene encoding uncharacterized protein C2orf81 homolog isoform X2: MAHEGSRTGRDRGQARAKAEKVRPPTVPVPQIEIVPGRLNESEWITLMGIEEGEDVVGDVLAELLARVMDATFKVYLAQQATEIGDQLTSRKKSWISVPEDQSVTLWGKPELKPTPGPPPTPEPSSQSPHHFVLPHPCADSAPNLSNYPSLDLSVWESSQFSFEIASPVSPHPSIDLSIWASPQVSLTSQAGHITTRSQSSQIPVHHTGGGDSSGQVEETVLPSPYYLSVPLPPFLASPSWNLPKLHSVPALSSLTPSLLPAASAKFMRLQKGRSYLASGLVYDKMGRIIAMDPLDPTHLPQHQIHPLAKVVVPEAEVHPLDSYKEQRKHVKYGNGFRFKLPGRHRPIPHFRGGFPFPSPGLPFPAPGIEFPLQSPLKRWSSIQWPYGLEGATDLLQMQPLHSEMGSGPSPRPELSLLPQYGPKVLEATSQLMWKPSLLLDTMKLKPHVSLWNPIKNTHRSGYPVPHMERDRFPGLLIKEPSEQQPIQTHALTPQVTVSQLLKGSSPRVRALPSQDTVSTSFTEES, from the exons ATGGCGCATGAAGGCTCG AGAACCGGCAGGGACCGAGGGCAGGCCCGGGCCAAGGCGGAGAAAGTTCGCCCCCCCACGGTGCCCGTGCCCCAGATAGAGATTGTGCCCGGCCGCCTGAACGAGTCGGAATGGATCACGCTTATGGGCATTGAGGAAGGGGAGGATGTGGTAGGAGATGTCTTGGCTGAGCTGCTGGCCCGAGTGATGGATGCTACCTTCAAGGTCTACCTGGCCCAGCAG GCCACTGAGATTGGGGATCAGCTCACCTCAAGAAAGAAGAGTTGGATCTCAGTCCCTGAGGATCAGAGCGTCACTTTATGGGGGAAGCCTGAGTTAAAGCCTACCCCAGGTCCCCCCCCAACACCAGAACCCTCTTCACAAAGTCCCCATCACTTTGTTTTGCCCCACCCCTGTGCAGATTCAGCCCCTAACCTGAGCAATTATCCTTCTCTGGATCTTTCTGTATGGGAGAGTTCCcagttttcttttgaaatagCCAGCCCAGTGAGTCCACATCCTTCTATAGATCTGTCCATATGGGCAAGCCCTCAGGTGTCCCTAACTTCACAGGCTGGTCATATTACAACTCGTTCACAGAGTTCCCAGATCCCTGTACACCACACTGGAGGTGGAGACAGTTCAGGCCAAGTGGAAGAGACAGTTTTACCTTCCCCCTACTATCTATCAGTGCCTCTTCCACCATTTCTGGCTAGTCCTTCCTGGAACCTCCCAAAACTCCATTCGGTCCCAGCCCTCTCTTCACTAACTCCCTCTTTGCTCCCTGCTGCCTCTGCCAAGTTCATGCGCTTACAGAAGGGGCGGTCATACCTAGCATCAGGACTGGTGTATGACAAGATGGGACGGATCATAGCCATGGATCCACTGGATCCTACCCATTTGCCCCAGCACCAAATTCATCCATTGGCTAAAGTTGTAGTCCCTGAGGCAGAGGTCCACCCCCTAGACTCGTATAAGGAACAAAGGAAGCATGTAAAGTATGGGAACGGGTTCCGATTCAAGCTGCCTGGCCGCCACAGGCCCATACCTCACTTCCGTGGTGGTTTTCCTTTCCCCAGCCCAGGACTTCCCTTCCCAGCCCCTGGCATAGAGTTCCCCCTCCAGAGTCCTCTGAAGCGATGGTCTAGCATCCAGTGGCCTTATGGATTGGAGGGGGCAACAGATCTGTTGCAGATGCAGCCATTGCATTCAGAGATGGGGTCAGGACCAAGTCCAAGGCCTGAACTGAGTTTGCTTCCTCAATATGGTCCAAAAGTCCTTGAAGCCACCTCCCAGCTGATGTGGAAACCTTCCTTACTTCTGGACACAATGAAGCTGAAGCCCCACGTGAGCCTCTGGAATCCAATCAAAAATACGCATAGAAGTGGTTATCCTGTTCCCCACATGGAAAGAGACCGGTTCCCTGGCCTGCTGATTAAGGAACCTTCTGAGCAACAACCCATACAGACCCATGCGCTTACTCCTCAGGTCACTGTGTCTCAGCTGCTGAAGGGCTCCTCACCTAGAGTTCGGGCCCTTCCCTCTCAGGACACTGTCAGCACCAGCTTCACCGAGGAGTCCTGA